The following proteins come from a genomic window of Pseudomonas sp. Z8(2022):
- the rpsP gene encoding 30S ribosomal protein S16, giving the protein MVTIRLARGGSKKRPFYHLTVTNSRNARDGRFVERIGFFNPIAAGGEVRLSVDQERATYWLGQGAQPSERVAQLLKEAAKAAA; this is encoded by the coding sequence ATGGTAACCATCCGTCTTGCTCGTGGCGGCTCCAAAAAGCGCCCCTTCTACCACCTGACCGTGACCAACAGCCGCAATGCGCGCGATGGTCGTTTCGTTGAGCGTATCGGTTTCTTCAATCCGATCGCTGCCGGTGGCGAAGTGCGTCTGTCCGTCGACCAGGAGCGTGCGACCTACTGGCTGGGCCAGGGCGCTCAGCCGTCTGAGCGTGTTGCTCAGCTGCTCAAGGAAGCTGCCAAGGCTGCTGCCTAA